A region from the Myripristis murdjan chromosome 23, fMyrMur1.1, whole genome shotgun sequence genome encodes:
- the LOC115355049 gene encoding transcription termination factor 2, mitochondrial-like, producing MFRATTASLCTYCQRMRVFIPPPAASSSTVASPSKRPENQHTVDSLYHLSVDIRKIRKFKGWVLSESPTYVTETASLLRDMGADAAAIARVLETHPEAMLCRPEDVAAQRDLWVSVCPNKRELMSIIEKFPASFFTLTHHGNQRANIQYLHSLRLNKRIIGKLMASAPQSFSRPVERNQEVIHTLRETYLDLGGDEGNLRIWLQKLLSQNPYILMRPAEAWRDSLGFLREQGFTTEELLSLVSSLRASIAELQPEAMAQALAYIEEALMCSKEELKDIVIRCPAILYYSLPTLLGRFQGLMDAGVSMEQVKETPNVLELTTQIVLYRIQKLASYGYDVRGGSLDVIVGTKKDFEMSYGKLHLRQLRPLFNPVAPLRSAEE from the coding sequence ATGTTTCGTGCCACCACCGCCTCCTTGTGCACCTACTGCCAGAGAATGAGGGTGTTCATCCCTCCCCCTGCTGCCTCGTCCTCCACAGTAGCCTCTCCCAGCAAGAGACCCGAGAACCAGCACACAGTGGACTCGCTCTATCACCTGTCAGTGGACATCCGAAAGATACGCAAGTTCAAGGGCTGGGTTCTGTCTGAGAGCCCCACGTACGTGACGGAAACGGCCAGCTTGCTGAGGGACATGGGTGCAGATGCCGCAGCGATTGCTCGCGTCCTGGAGACTCACCCAGAGGCCATGCTGTGTCGGCCGGAGGACGTGGCCGCCCAGCGGGAcctgtgggtgtctgtgtgccCCAACAAGCGGGAACTGATGAGCATCATTGAGAAGTTCCCGGCCTCCTTCTTCACACTAactcaccatggcaaccagcgAGCCAACATCCAGTACCTCCACAGCCTGCGCCTCAACAAGCGAATCATTGGCAAGCTGATGGCTAGCGCCCCGCAGAGCTTCAGCCGGCCTGTTGAACGCAACCAGGAGGTCATCCACACGCTGAGGGAGACCTACCTGGACCTGGGAGGTGATGAGGGCAACCTGCGGATCTGGCTTCAGAAGCTCCTCAGCCAGAACCCGTACATCCTGATGCGGCCTGCCGAGGCCTGGAGGGACAGCCTGGGCTTTCTACGGGAGCAGGGCTTCACCACAGAGGAGCTGCTCAGCCTGGTCTCCAGCCTCAGGGCCTCAATCGCAGAGCTGCAGCCAGAGGCCATGGCCCAGGCGCTGGCCTACATTGAGGAGGCTCTCATGTGTTCAAAGGAAGAGCTCAAGGACATCGTGATCCGCTGTCCTGCTATTTTGTACTACTCCCTGCCCACCCTGCTCGGACGGTTCCAGGGGTTGATGGACGCCGGGGTGAGCATGGAGCAAGTGAAGGAAACCCCCAATGTCCTGGAGCTCACCACGCAGATCGTGCTCTACCGCATCCAGAAGTTGGCGTCCTACGGGTATGACGTGCGCGGCGGCAGCCTGGATGTTATTGTGGGGACCAAAAAGGATTTTGAGATGAGCTACGGCAAGCTGCATCTCAGGCAGCTGCGGCCGCTCTTCAACCCTGTAGCTCCTCTCAGATCTGCAGAGGAGTGA
- the cry1a gene encoding cryptochrome circadian regulator 1a gives MVVNTIHWFRKGLRLHDNPSLKESLQAADTVRCVYILDPWFAGSSNVGISRWRFLLQSLEDLDASLRKLNSRLFVIRGQPTDVFPRLFKEWKITRLSYEYDSEPFGKERDAAIKKLACEAGVEVTVCISHTLYDLDKIIELNGGQSPLTYKRFQTLISHMDAVELPAESITAEVMGKCTTPLSDDHDDKFGVPSLEELGFDTEGLSSAVWPGGETEALTRLERHLERKAWVANFERPRMNANSLLASPTGLSPYLRFGCLSCRLFYFKLTDLYRKVKKNSSPPLSLYGQLLWREFFYTAATNNPRFDKMESNPICVQIPWDRNPEALAKWAEGRTGFPWIDAIMTQLRQEGWIHHLARHAVACFLTRGDLWISWEEGMKVFEELLLDADWSVNAGSWMWLSCSSFFQQFFHCYCPVGFGRRTDPNGDYIRRYLPILRGFPAKYIYDPWNAPESVQKAAKCIIGVQYPKPMVHHAEASRLNIERMKQIYQQLSCYRGLGLLATVPSNSNGNGEASSGMMGFSVEATQDAAAPSGYQMPVQSQGDWQSGVMVYSQGDPQTSISTHQHGYASTNSSVMCYTQGTQQIPGLTMQQGLGRHTNTQTSGKRHSEESGNGTGSKVKRHSSH, from the exons ATGGTCGTTAATACGATCCACTGGTTCAGGAAGGGCTTGCGGCTCCACGACAACCCGTCGCTCAAGGAATCTCTGCAGGCAGCGGATACTGTCCGCTGCGTCTACATCCTCGACCCTTGGTTTGCAGGATCTTCCAACGTTGGGATCAGCAGGTGGAG GTTCCTCTTGCAGAGTCTTGAGGACTTGGACGCCAGCCTTCGTAAGCTCAACTCCCGTCTGTTTGTGATACGAGGCCAGCCCACAGATGTTTTTCCCAGACTTTTCAAG GAGTGGAAGATCACTCGTCTGTCTTATGAGTATGACTCTGAGCCCTTCGGGAAAGAGCGGGATGCAGCTATTAAGAAACTGGCCTGCGAGGCTGGCGTGGAGGTGACAGTCTGTATCTCACACACGCTCTATGACCTGGATAA GATCATAGAGCTAAATGGAGGTCAGTCTCCTCTCACCTACAAGCGTTTTCAGACCCTCATCAGTCACATGGATGCAGTGGAGTTGCCTGCTGAGTCCATCACTGCGGAGGTCATGGGGAAATGTACCACACCCCTCTCTGATGACCACGATGACAAGTTTGGTGTCCCCTCCTTGGAGGAGCTGG GTTTTGACACTGAAGGTCTATCCTCTGCTGTGTGGCCGGGGGGAGAGACCGAAGCCCTCACTCGACTGGAGAGGCATTTGGAAAGGAAG GCATGGGTAGCCAATTTTGAGCGTCCCAGGATGAACGCCAACTCTTTGCTGGCTAGCCCCACAGGCCTCAGCCCATACCTGCGCTTCGGCTGTCTCTCCTGTCGCCTCTTCTACTTCAAACTCACTGACCTTTACAGGAAG GTGAAGAAGAACAgctcccctcctctgtccctctaTGGTCAGCTGTTGTGGCGTGAGTTCTTCTACACAGCAGCCACCAACAACCCTCGCTTTGACAAGATGGAGAGCAACCCAATCTGCGTCCAGATCCCCTGGGACCGCAACCCCGAGGCACTGGCAAAGTGGGCAGAGGGACGTACCGGCTTCCCCTGGATCGACGCCATCATGACCCAGCTGAGGCAGGAGGGCTGGATTCACCACCTGGCCCGACACGCTGTGGCCTGTTTCCTGACCAGAGGAGACCTGTGGATCAGCTGGGAGGAGGGCATGAAG gtgtttgaggagctgctgctggatgcAGATTGGAGTGTAAATGCGGGCAGCTGGATGTGgctctcctgcagctccttcttCCAGCAGTtcttccactgctactgccCTGTGGGCTTCGGCCGACGCACGGACCCCAACGGAGACTACATACG GCGCTACCTCCCTATTCTGAGAGGATTTCCAGCCAAGTATATTTATGATCCCTGGAACGCTCCAGAGAGTGTGCAGAAGGCAGCCAAATGTATTATTGGAGTTCAGTACCCTAAGCCCATGGTGCACCATGCAGAGGCAAGCCGTCTCAACATTGAACGCATGAAACAAATCTACCAGCAGCTGTCCTGTTACAGGGGCCTTG GCCTTTTGGCGACAGTTCCCTCCAACAGTAATGGTAATGGTGAAGCGTCCTCTGGCATGATGGGATTCTCAGTAGAGGCTACACAAGATGCTGCAGCTCCGTCCG GTTACCAAATGCCAGTACAGTCCCAGGGAGACTGGCAAAGTGGTGTCATGGTGTACTCCCAGGGTGACCCACAAACCAGCATCAGCACCCATCAGCATG GTTACGCAAGCACCAACAGCAGTGTCATGTGCTACACTCAAGGCACCCAGCAGATTCCTGGCTTGACAATGCAGCAAG GGCTTGGACGCCACACCAACACTCAGACCAGTGGCAAACGCCACAGCGAGGAGTCTGGAAATGGCACTGGCTCCAAAGTCAAGAGACACAGCAGCCACTGA